One stretch of Vibrio kanaloae DNA includes these proteins:
- a CDS encoding OsmC family protein has protein sequence MSEYGAVIRWQKEEDEAFSDNQYSRSHTWEFDGGVTVPASSSPHVVPLPLSVAENVDPEEAFIAALSSCHMLTFLGIAAKQKYVIGSYVDDAVGVLEEDESGRSSVTKVTLRPEIVFLGTKQPTAKQIQKLHHLAHKNCFIANSVKTDIVVETKA, from the coding sequence ATGTCTGAATATGGTGCGGTCATTCGTTGGCAAAAAGAGGAAGATGAAGCCTTTAGCGACAATCAATACAGTCGCAGCCATACGTGGGAGTTCGATGGTGGTGTCACTGTGCCTGCTTCCTCTTCGCCTCATGTGGTGCCATTGCCACTTTCGGTGGCCGAGAATGTTGATCCAGAAGAAGCCTTTATTGCAGCACTTTCTAGCTGTCATATGCTGACTTTTTTGGGCATCGCGGCTAAACAGAAGTATGTGATCGGTTCTTATGTGGACGATGCAGTTGGTGTGCTTGAAGAAGATGAGTCAGGTCGTTCGTCCGTTACAAAGGTAACGCTGCGACCTGAGATTGTGTTTTTAGGAACTAAGCAACCAACGGCCAAACAGATCCAAAAGCTGCACCATTTAGCGCATAAAAACTGTTTTATTGCGAACTCGGTAAAAACGGACATTGTGGTAGAAACTAAAGCGTAA
- a CDS encoding DUF3833 domain-containing protein: MSPKTKIIKLALALLSLILLAGCGSASLEDHVDTTPELKLETFFNGDLMAYGMVLDRSGNLLRRFDAKLIATWDGDNGEIKEWFSFADGERSTRVWNLIKTGENTYSGTANDVVGTAYGETQGSALYWKYDLEIEVDGSTYEVVLDDWMFLMDEKRLFNKTEMSKFGFKVGEVILYIEKI, translated from the coding sequence ATGAGTCCAAAAACAAAAATAATAAAACTCGCTCTAGCACTGCTTTCTCTCATTTTGCTAGCGGGCTGTGGCTCTGCAAGTTTAGAAGACCATGTCGACACTACGCCAGAGCTCAAGCTTGAAACCTTTTTTAATGGTGATCTGATGGCCTATGGCATGGTGCTCGACCGCTCTGGTAACCTGCTGCGCCGCTTTGATGCCAAACTTATCGCGACTTGGGACGGTGACAACGGAGAGATAAAAGAGTGGTTCTCCTTTGCTGATGGTGAGCGCTCAACTCGCGTTTGGAATCTGATCAAAACGGGCGAAAACACCTATTCTGGGACTGCCAACGATGTCGTTGGAACCGCTTATGGTGAGACTCAAGGCTCCGCCTTGTACTGGAAGTATGACCTCGAAATTGAAGTAGACGGCAGCACCTATGAAGTCGTACTAGATGATTGGATGTTCTTAATGGACGAAAAACGACTATTCAACAAAACCGAAATGTCGAAGTTTGGCTTTAAGGTCGGTGAGGTCATCTTATACATAGAGAAAATCTGA
- a CDS encoding DUF1365 domain-containing protein, with amino-acid sequence MNTHALTPDMRADPEKSEELSGIYWGNVRHRRFGDITHEFSYQLYMMGLDLDELPQTTARSALFGTQWYNPIRFVESDYLAEKKENSINNEPKSLKQRIASKVQQLGGVWSESNRVTMLAQCRCLGIYFSPINCFFCYDETGECRYMLAEVSNTPWRQRHYYLIDMQQELKVKKEFHVSPFMDLNMTYFWKIKPPAKRTLVHIESRRDEKLFDATLALTKQSVTKQNIRRTVFKIPAMTIKVVMGIYYQALKLFLKKVPFVAHPDSTS; translated from the coding sequence ATGAACACTCACGCCCTGACACCCGACATGAGGGCCGATCCAGAAAAGAGTGAAGAACTCAGCGGGATCTATTGGGGTAACGTCAGACATCGCCGTTTCGGCGACATCACCCACGAGTTCAGCTATCAGCTATATATGATGGGGCTGGATCTTGATGAACTGCCCCAAACCACAGCGCGTAGTGCGCTGTTCGGAACTCAATGGTATAACCCGATTCGCTTTGTCGAATCGGATTATCTCGCTGAAAAAAAAGAAAATAGCATTAACAATGAACCAAAATCACTTAAGCAACGTATAGCTTCCAAAGTGCAACAACTTGGTGGGGTTTGGTCTGAGTCAAATAGAGTAACAATGTTGGCACAGTGCCGTTGTTTAGGTATTTATTTCAGCCCAATCAACTGTTTTTTCTGCTACGACGAAACCGGAGAGTGTCGCTATATGTTGGCTGAAGTGAGTAACACACCTTGGCGACAACGACACTACTATCTGATCGACATGCAACAAGAGTTAAAGGTTAAGAAAGAGTTCCACGTATCGCCGTTTATGGACTTAAACATGACCTACTTTTGGAAGATTAAGCCACCAGCGAAACGAACATTAGTCCACATCGAAAGCCGCCGAGACGAAAAGCTTTTCGATGCAACGCTGGCACTGACCAAGCAGTCAGTAACCAAGCAAAACATTCGACGAACAGTATTCAAAATTCCGGCGATGACGATAAAAGTCGTGATGGGAATTTATTATCAGGCTCTCAAATTATTCCTGAAAAAAGTACCGTTCGTGGCGCATCCAGACTCAACGTCTTAA
- a CDS encoding ribosome recycling factor family protein — MFSVPLNSFVHRVSDKSQVMANAAECGCQLKRVRRSRNWLLVAQEHQLVEFKALLTHEKDGWIAIAIDKVLPKPVVCLASLLAATPSMTVAQLVMESGCSMAEARRAIDEHEGL; from the coding sequence ATGTTTAGTGTCCCATTGAATAGTTTTGTACATCGTGTGAGTGATAAAAGCCAAGTGATGGCGAATGCTGCGGAATGTGGATGCCAGTTGAAACGAGTTCGTCGTTCGCGTAATTGGTTGTTGGTCGCTCAAGAGCATCAACTCGTTGAATTTAAAGCCTTGCTCACCCACGAAAAAGACGGTTGGATCGCCATTGCGATAGACAAAGTACTGCCTAAACCTGTGGTGTGTTTGGCTTCTCTGTTAGCGGCGACACCCTCGATGACGGTCGCTCAGTTGGTGATGGAATCTGGATGTTCAATGGCAGAAGCAAGACGTGCGATTGATGAACATGAAGGGTTGTAA
- a CDS encoding GFA family protein, translating to MKVVGDTVIQPFHKATCHCGAVELELSLPNGIEKPRRCDCSICRRRGAIVGSVALDSIKIIKGADYLKLYQFNTNTAKHYFCLNCGIYTHHQRRSSPNEYGFNIGCLEGVNPFDIGDVVTNDGVNHPADR from the coding sequence ATGAAAGTCGTCGGAGATACGGTTATCCAACCTTTTCACAAAGCCACTTGCCACTGTGGCGCAGTTGAATTGGAACTCAGCCTACCTAATGGAATAGAAAAGCCACGTCGATGTGATTGTTCTATCTGTCGTCGTAGAGGCGCGATTGTTGGCTCTGTGGCGCTTGATAGTATCAAGATCATCAAAGGTGCTGACTACCTCAAGCTCTATCAATTCAATACCAATACCGCCAAGCATTACTTCTGTTTGAACTGCGGTATCTATACTCATCATCAACGCCGCTCAAGCCCAAATGAATATGGCTTTAATATCGGTTGTTTGGAAGGGGTAAACCCTTTTGATATTGGTGATGTGGTCACTAATGATGGTGTTAATCACCCAGCTGATCGTTAA
- a CDS encoding SAM-dependent methyltransferase has translation MEQLAKQNNNIKQQAKAVAVSSNCKYRSLIFKVLERLQFATLEIIERDQNSVFGDREADLKGQIVIHDATFFRDVVINGSIGASEAYIDGKWTSPDLTRVIQIMARNQSQLDELDDKTQWISRIKNLLLRRKNANTEQGSKRNILAHYDIGNELYERFLDSSMQYSSAIYSEEAETLSKAQQNKMKTICERLELSENDNVVEIGTGWGGLAIFMAQHYGCHVTTTTISDAQHALAEQRVKALGLTDKITLLKEDYRNLAGEYDKLVSIEMIEAVGHEYLQTFFEKCSSLLKPSGKMLIQAITIADSRYDKYRKGVDFIQKYIFPGGCLPSVSVMTQHLATSTDLVVQEINDIGLHYARTLNDWNIAFENSWQELESLGYSEEFKRLWIFYFCYCEGAFKERVISTHHLVARKPRYFGAKDETVLDY, from the coding sequence ATGGAACAGCTTGCAAAACAAAACAACAACATTAAACAACAAGCTAAAGCCGTTGCTGTTTCAAGCAACTGTAAATATCGATCTTTAATCTTCAAGGTGTTAGAACGCCTGCAATTTGCGACGCTCGAAATCATCGAGCGAGACCAAAATTCAGTGTTTGGTGATCGAGAAGCCGACTTGAAAGGTCAAATTGTGATTCACGATGCGACCTTTTTTAGAGATGTTGTCATCAACGGCAGTATTGGTGCATCCGAAGCCTACATTGATGGTAAATGGACCAGCCCAGATCTGACTCGCGTTATCCAGATCATGGCGCGCAACCAATCGCAGCTAGACGAATTGGACGATAAAACACAGTGGATTTCTCGCATCAAAAACCTGCTATTACGACGTAAGAATGCCAACACCGAGCAAGGCTCTAAGCGAAATATTCTCGCTCACTACGACATCGGTAACGAACTGTATGAGCGATTCTTAGATAGCTCTATGCAATATTCGTCGGCTATCTACAGCGAAGAAGCAGAAACCCTATCCAAAGCTCAGCAAAACAAAATGAAAACCATCTGTGAGCGATTAGAGCTGTCTGAGAACGATAACGTGGTCGAGATAGGCACAGGCTGGGGTGGCTTGGCTATATTCATGGCGCAACACTATGGTTGCCATGTCACCACAACCACAATCTCAGATGCCCAACACGCGCTTGCAGAACAGAGAGTAAAAGCGCTTGGCTTAACCGACAAAATCACCCTCCTTAAGGAAGATTATCGTAACCTCGCTGGCGAGTATGACAAATTGGTTTCTATCGAGATGATAGAAGCAGTCGGACATGAATATCTACAAACCTTCTTTGAGAAATGTTCTTCGCTACTGAAACCTTCAGGCAAGATGTTGATTCAAGCAATCACCATCGCCGACAGTCGTTACGATAAATACCGCAAAGGCGTCGACTTTATTCAGAAGTACATTTTCCCGGGCGGTTGTTTACCTTCGGTTTCAGTGATGACTCAACACCTTGCGACCAGCACAGACCTTGTCGTCCAAGAAATTAATGACATAGGCCTGCACTACGCTCGCACGCTTAACGACTGGAACATCGCCTTTGAAAACAGCTGGCAAGAGTTAGAGTCTCTCGGTTATTCAGAAGAGTTTAAGCGCTTATGGATCTTTTATTTCTGTTACTGTGAAGGCGCATTCAAAGAGCGCGTGATCAGTACACATCACCTAGTGGCCAGAAAACCTCGTTACTTTGGAGCAAAAGATGAAACAGTTTTGGATTATTAA
- the phrB gene encoding deoxyribodipyrimidine photo-lyase — protein MSDILWIRRDLRIHDNPALVAAIESGVTIAVFISTPQQWQRHHLAPIKADFIYRHLKQLESQLSEFGITLLHLKATDFNDQATKLVDLCKQLDATCVYANSEPEVDEQARDQKLISNGLNLKVSDCDVMLPLGSVLNKQGEMFKVFTPFKNAWLKEVQVKGIICNPAPFVPTEFSQEQLPDDLKALKISADYDFDFPRVDSSRWPLSQDVLKSVIPNFLANKVNDYATFRDIPSIKGTSGLSPYLAIGAISPRWLAIQLIQQQPDLLFDTQLPAFSWLNELIWRDFYKHLMFHHPDLVKGSNFQPKYNGLDWHQDHPSFKAWCEGKTGYPLVDAAMRQLVETGWMHNRLRMVVASFLTKHLLIDWRWGERFFMSHLIDGDFSANNGGWQWASSTGCDAQPYFRIFNPITQSEKFDPKGIFIRKYIPELQNIPDKHVHFPHDFIAKNGIDSEYWQPIVEHKEARLRALAFFK, from the coding sequence TTGAGCGATATTTTATGGATACGACGAGACCTAAGGATTCACGATAATCCCGCTCTCGTCGCTGCAATTGAAAGCGGCGTAACTATCGCCGTTTTTATCTCTACCCCGCAGCAATGGCAACGGCATCACCTAGCACCAATCAAAGCAGATTTTATCTACCGCCACCTCAAGCAGCTAGAATCACAGCTCTCGGAGTTCGGTATCACTCTGCTGCACCTCAAAGCCACTGATTTTAACGACCAAGCCACAAAACTAGTCGACTTATGTAAACAGCTCGATGCGACATGTGTCTACGCAAACTCAGAGCCTGAGGTTGATGAACAAGCTCGCGATCAAAAGCTGATTTCAAACGGCCTAAACCTGAAGGTAAGCGACTGCGATGTAATGCTGCCACTAGGTAGCGTTCTCAACAAACAAGGTGAGATGTTCAAAGTCTTTACACCCTTTAAGAACGCTTGGCTAAAAGAAGTTCAGGTAAAAGGCATCATCTGTAACCCTGCTCCTTTCGTGCCTACTGAGTTTTCACAAGAACAGCTTCCTGATGACTTAAAAGCCTTAAAAATATCCGCTGACTATGATTTCGACTTTCCTCGTGTTGATTCAAGTCGCTGGCCATTAAGTCAAGACGTGTTAAAAAGTGTGATTCCCAACTTCCTAGCAAACAAAGTCAACGACTACGCGACGTTTAGGGATATTCCTTCGATTAAAGGCACTTCAGGGTTGTCACCCTATTTAGCAATAGGAGCGATCAGTCCGAGGTGGCTAGCGATTCAATTGATTCAGCAGCAACCTGACCTATTATTTGACACTCAATTACCTGCCTTTTCTTGGCTTAATGAATTGATATGGCGAGATTTCTATAAACATCTGATGTTTCACCACCCTGATTTAGTGAAAGGTTCTAATTTCCAGCCCAAATACAACGGCTTAGATTGGCATCAAGACCACCCAAGCTTCAAAGCATGGTGTGAAGGTAAAACGGGTTATCCATTGGTTGATGCCGCAATGCGTCAATTAGTTGAGACTGGCTGGATGCACAACCGGTTAAGAATGGTGGTGGCGAGTTTCCTGACCAAGCATCTACTCATTGACTGGCGCTGGGGCGAGCGATTCTTTATGTCGCACCTTATCGATGGTGATTTTAGTGCCAACAATGGTGGCTGGCAATGGGCGTCAAGTACCGGCTGTGACGCTCAACCTTACTTTAGAATTTTCAACCCAATCACTCAAAGTGAAAAGTTTGATCCAAAAGGCATTTTTATTCGTAAGTACATACCAGAGCTGCAAAATATCCCTGATAAGCATGTACATTTCCCACATGACTTTATCGCTAAAAACGGAATAGACAGCGAATACTGGCAACCCATCGTCGAACATAAAGAAGCACGATTGAGAGCCTTAGCCTTTTTCAAATAA
- a CDS encoding NAD(P)/FAD-dependent oxidoreductase — protein sequence MKKIAIIGSGISGLTCAHILDKHHDVTVFEKNDYVGGHTATVDIEHQGSAFSIDTGFIVFNDRTYPNFNQLLEQLGVERQPTEMSFSVHNSTTKFEYNGHSINSLFAQRSNIFKPQFWSLVSDILKFNKLCKAQFESNVFTPDVTLGNFLRDNQFSDFFSQHYILPMGAAIWSTSLEEMEEFELKFFIQFFYNHGLLDIANRPQWYVIPKGSRSYVEIILSRLNKPVALNTSIKQVTRQEVGITIEFEDGDTQDFDEVIFACHSDQALRLLGDATEQEQQVLGAIPYSRNEVVLHTDTRLLPDRKLAWASWNYMLDGDSKRPACVTYNMNILQGIESQDTFCVTLNQSDAIAPEKIIRSFVYHHPVLNSNTVEAQHKREQICGKNQTHFAGAYWYNGFHEDGVHSALDVTKRFGLDLNTSSAL from the coding sequence ATGAAGAAAATCGCCATTATTGGTTCAGGCATCTCTGGACTCACTTGCGCGCATATATTGGATAAGCACCACGACGTAACGGTATTTGAAAAAAATGATTACGTTGGAGGGCACACTGCCACCGTTGATATTGAACATCAAGGCTCGGCGTTTTCTATCGACACCGGCTTTATTGTATTCAACGATCGAACGTACCCGAATTTCAACCAGCTTCTAGAACAACTCGGTGTTGAAAGGCAACCGACTGAGATGAGCTTCAGTGTTCACAACTCGACCACTAAGTTTGAATACAATGGCCACAGCATTAATTCATTATTCGCTCAAAGGAGTAACATTTTTAAACCGCAGTTCTGGTCTTTGGTTTCCGACATTCTTAAGTTCAACAAATTGTGTAAAGCACAATTCGAAAGCAATGTATTCACGCCTGACGTTACCCTTGGTAATTTCCTGCGAGATAACCAGTTTTCCGACTTCTTTAGCCAGCACTACATCCTACCGATGGGTGCCGCTATTTGGTCGACAAGCTTAGAAGAGATGGAAGAGTTTGAGCTTAAGTTCTTTATTCAGTTCTTCTATAACCATGGCCTGCTAGACATCGCCAACCGACCTCAGTGGTACGTGATTCCTAAAGGATCGCGATCTTATGTTGAGATCATCCTTTCGCGTTTGAACAAACCGGTTGCGTTGAATACATCAATCAAACAGGTCACCCGCCAAGAAGTTGGTATTACCATTGAATTTGAAGATGGTGATACACAAGACTTCGATGAAGTGATATTCGCCTGTCACTCAGACCAAGCCCTGCGCCTACTTGGTGATGCGACCGAACAAGAGCAGCAGGTACTAGGCGCGATCCCTTACAGCCGCAACGAAGTAGTGCTCCACACGGATACTCGCTTACTACCAGACAGAAAGCTGGCTTGGGCGAGTTGGAACTACATGCTCGATGGCGACAGCAAACGACCGGCTTGTGTCACTTACAACATGAACATCCTACAGGGCATTGAAAGCCAAGATACCTTCTGTGTAACCCTAAATCAAAGTGACGCGATAGCACCTGAGAAAATCATTCGCAGCTTTGTCTATCACCACCCCGTTCTAAACTCGAACACGGTTGAAGCTCAGCACAAGCGTGAACAGATTTGTGGCAAAAACCAAACTCACTTCGCAGGAGCTTATTGGTATAACGGGTTCCATGAAGATGGTGTCCACAGCGCACTTGATGTAACCAAACGCTTCGGCTTAGATTTGAATACGAGTTCAGCGCTATGA
- a CDS encoding RNA recognition motif domain-containing protein, with the protein MKLLVRNLSRSTSEQDIRVLFSEFGSVKECSLVLDQETGDSKGFAFVEMPEHEEAKAALNKLNMTKLGKNTIRVKVANS; encoded by the coding sequence ATGAAACTTCTAGTTCGTAACCTATCGCGCTCTACATCTGAGCAAGACATCCGTGTGCTATTTTCTGAGTTCGGTTCAGTAAAAGAGTGCAGCCTAGTTTTAGACCAAGAAACTGGCGACTCAAAAGGCTTTGCTTTTGTTGAAATGCCAGAGCACGAAGAAGCGAAAGCGGCGCTAAACAAGCTGAACATGACTAAGCTTGGTAAAAACACGATTCGTGTAAAAGTAGCGAACTCTTAA
- a CDS encoding SDR family NAD(P)-dependent oxidoreductase: MRIMITGATSGIGQSLTLDYAQQGHQVIACGRNSDKLQTLVDSHKTDLSHSSIEPLCFDLTDYHNFPELDHNKPLDLLILNAGDCEYIDDPLNFDAELFERVININLISIGYALKAWLKNIKPGGRLVLVSSSASFLPLPRAEAYGASKAALTYLGRTLSVDLAQHDIHVSIVHPGFVETPLTERNTFSMPMIISSEAATQRIVNGIAQGKSEIDFPRRFIMLMKLLRMLPTQVWQKLASRMV; this comes from the coding sequence ATGCGTATTATGATCACTGGCGCGACCTCAGGTATCGGCCAATCACTGACACTCGATTATGCTCAGCAAGGGCATCAAGTAATTGCTTGTGGCCGCAACTCAGACAAGCTGCAAACCTTAGTCGATTCCCACAAAACAGACCTATCACACTCATCCATTGAGCCACTCTGTTTTGATCTAACCGATTACCACAATTTCCCTGAGCTTGACCACAACAAGCCACTCGACCTGCTAATTTTGAATGCAGGTGATTGTGAGTATATCGATGATCCATTGAATTTTGATGCGGAGCTTTTCGAACGCGTCATTAATATCAACCTGATCTCTATTGGCTACGCTTTAAAAGCATGGCTCAAAAACATCAAGCCCGGCGGTCGCTTGGTTTTGGTGAGTTCAAGCGCGAGCTTTTTGCCTTTGCCTAGAGCTGAGGCTTATGGCGCTTCTAAGGCGGCACTCACGTATTTAGGCAGAACGCTTTCGGTTGACCTGGCACAACACGATATTCATGTATCAATTGTGCATCCTGGCTTTGTTGAAACACCATTAACCGAGCGAAATACGTTCTCTATGCCTATGATCATTAGTAGTGAGGCCGCAACTCAGCGAATCGTAAACGGTATTGCTCAAGGAAAGAGTGAGATCGACTTCCCAAGACGATTCATCATGTTGATGAAGCTATTAAGAATGCTTCCAACTCAAGTTTGGCAAAAACTCGCTTCAAGGATGGTATAA
- a CDS encoding nuclear transport factor 2 family protein yields the protein MDNSLWLDNFLNMYRELGTENFDVLKTVYHPKIEFQDPLHQVSGIEALTHYFENLYSQVTSCYFHIEHKFEVKDEASIYWTMQFAHKQLNGQKPIEVQGHSHIKMLDDQVIYHRDYLDVGSMLYEHIPVLGCAIKSIKKRASR from the coding sequence ATGGATAACTCTCTATGGCTTGATAACTTTCTCAACATGTATCGAGAACTTGGTACCGAGAATTTTGATGTGCTGAAAACGGTGTATCATCCAAAAATTGAATTCCAGGACCCACTGCATCAAGTCAGTGGGATCGAAGCACTGACGCACTATTTTGAGAACCTATATTCCCAAGTAACCAGCTGCTACTTTCACATAGAGCACAAGTTTGAGGTGAAAGATGAGGCGTCTATATATTGGACAATGCAGTTTGCTCACAAGCAGTTGAATGGTCAAAAGCCTATCGAAGTTCAAGGCCACAGCCATATCAAAATGCTCGATGACCAAGTGATCTATCACAGAGACTACCTCGACGTCGGCTCTATGTTGTATGAACACATTCCAGTGTTAGGCTGTGCCATCAAATCCATCAAGAAAAGAGCGAGCCGATAA
- a CDS encoding chalcone isomerase family protein, whose product MAYSRNPTQAFIPENETSRVRALSKSTVQSSYLNQESTQTTNRLVSFITLPLIFAVLFFTGNANASAVDDLNKRGQGEMSYLFWKLYSAEFYATPTNSDRALKLEYYRAIDSKDLVDATKEQWNKLGYSNNNIQRWLQPLYEMWPNVEAGSTLTIRVTEDNISRFYFDEQPIGTIQDKQFGEAFLAIWLSENTSEPGLRKQLLGLNK is encoded by the coding sequence ATGGCTTATTCACGCAACCCTACCCAAGCGTTCATACCTGAGAACGAAACAAGCCGCGTTCGTGCGCTGTCAAAATCTACAGTGCAATCAAGCTATCTAAATCAAGAGAGCACTCAAACAACAAACAGATTGGTAAGCTTCATCACACTACCCCTGATTTTTGCTGTGCTCTTCTTTACTGGAAACGCGAACGCCTCTGCTGTTGATGATTTAAATAAACGCGGCCAAGGCGAAATGAGTTACCTGTTTTGGAAACTTTATTCTGCTGAGTTCTACGCAACGCCAACCAACTCAGATCGAGCATTAAAACTTGAGTATTACCGCGCGATAGATAGCAAAGACCTCGTAGACGCAACCAAAGAGCAATGGAACAAACTTGGCTACTCAAACAACAATATTCAACGTTGGCTACAACCTTTGTACGAGATGTGGCCTAACGTTGAAGCAGGAAGCACACTCACTATCCGTGTAACAGAAGACAATATAAGCCGGTTCTACTTCGACGAACAACCGATCGGCACCATCCAAGACAAACAATTTGGTGAAGCTTTTTTGGCAATCTGGCTATCTGAAAACACATCCGAGCCCGGCCTACGCAAACAACTATTAGGGTTAAATAAATGA
- a CDS encoding YbgA family protein produces MDKKIKIGISACVAGHKVRFDTGHKRSRFCTDDLAEYVELEPVCPEMAIGLPTPRPTIRQTRQLDDIIHVSRPDGSGDVTNELIEFGQNYSKNNQHIAGFIVCQKSPTCGMERVKVYHHHGRGSESTGVGMFTQQIMDGNPLLPVEENGRLNDPILRENFMTRVFTYQKWLDLVDEGVTKHKLIQFHSAHKYLVMCHHVEGYKSLGKLLASNDLEIDELAGQYIEGLMTALSHHANRGSHANTLQHLQGYFKKQLSSAHKQELANQITSFREGVIPLLVPLTLINHYLMEYPNEYLESQVYLNPHPQELKLRYGY; encoded by the coding sequence ATGGACAAAAAAATCAAGATAGGCATCAGTGCATGTGTTGCCGGTCACAAAGTTCGGTTTGATACAGGACATAAACGTTCTCGCTTCTGCACAGACGACCTTGCAGAATATGTCGAATTGGAACCAGTTTGCCCAGAAATGGCAATTGGTCTACCGACACCAAGACCAACCATTCGTCAAACTCGTCAACTAGATGACATCATCCATGTCTCTCGTCCAGACGGTTCCGGTGATGTAACCAATGAGCTTATTGAGTTTGGACAAAACTATTCAAAAAACAATCAGCACATTGCTGGTTTCATTGTTTGCCAAAAAAGCCCGACCTGCGGTATGGAACGAGTAAAAGTTTACCACCATCATGGCCGCGGTTCTGAATCGACAGGCGTGGGCATGTTCACCCAACAAATTATGGATGGGAACCCGTTACTTCCAGTTGAAGAGAACGGTCGCCTTAACGATCCGATTTTGCGCGAAAACTTCATGACACGAGTATTCACCTATCAAAAGTGGTTAGACCTTGTCGATGAGGGCGTGACTAAACACAAATTAATTCAGTTCCACAGTGCACATAAGTACCTAGTAATGTGTCATCACGTGGAAGGTTATAAGAGCCTAGGCAAGCTACTGGCCAGTAATGATTTAGAGATAGATGAACTAGCAGGTCAATACATTGAAGGCTTGATGACGGCGTTATCTCACCACGCGAACCGTGGTAGCCACGCTAACACCTTGCAACACCTTCAGGGTTACTTTAAAAAGCAACTGAGCAGCGCGCATAAGCAAGAACTTGCCAATCAGATAACCTCATTCCGCGAAGGTGTCATTCCTCTGTTAGTACCATTAACACTGATAAACCACTATCTAATGGAATACCCAAATGAATACCTCGAGTCACAAGTGTATCTAAACCCTCACCCACAAGAACTTAAACTGAGGTACGGATATTGA
- a CDS encoding DUF2878 domain-containing protein, with translation MKQFWIINLVLFQATWVCSAFFTAQAPFIAPLIVAVHFLLSPTRSRDLKILCLLPLGLLLDSLMLYFGVFAVDSEIANQSWFPVWLVCLWIMFLISFNHSLNWLLKCSKVILFAIGFVAGTSSYWGGIKVGALITTWPDASVVAALAISWGILLPLLVAAYSNLVQPEIARTTR, from the coding sequence ATGAAACAGTTTTGGATTATTAATCTGGTCTTGTTTCAAGCGACCTGGGTTTGCAGCGCCTTCTTTACCGCGCAAGCCCCGTTCATCGCGCCACTGATTGTCGCTGTTCATTTCCTTCTCTCTCCGACTCGTAGTCGTGACCTGAAAATACTCTGTTTGCTTCCATTAGGGCTATTGCTTGATAGCCTCATGCTTTACTTCGGCGTGTTTGCCGTCGATTCTGAAATTGCCAATCAATCATGGTTTCCAGTGTGGCTCGTATGTCTATGGATCATGTTTTTGATCAGCTTCAATCACAGCCTAAATTGGCTTTTAAAATGCTCGAAAGTGATCTTGTTCGCCATAGGGTTCGTAGCGGGTACTAGTAGCTATTGGGGAGGCATCAAAGTAGGCGCCCTTATTACTACTTGGCCAGATGCATCGGTAGTCGCAGCCCTTGCAATAAGTTGGGGAATTTTGTTGCCCTTACTGGTGGCCGCCTACTCCAACTTAGTACAACCTGAAATAGCAAGGACAACGAGGTGA